The DNA segment GCGCGAGAGGGCTGCTGCCCTGCGACGGTTGCGCGTCGTGCAGTCCGAGCGGGTCAGCTTGTGGAGCCGACTCAGGAGCGGCCCCGCGTCGCGGACATAGCGACGGACAGCGGAGTCCGTCCACTCTCCCATGCCGTAACCATGGAACCGCAGGTGGAGTTCCACCAGGCGCGAGATGTCCCTGACCAGTTCGTTGGAGTACTTGAGGGTTGTCAGACGCTTCTTCGTCATCTTCGCCCCCACCACCTCGTGGTGGTGGAACGAGACCCGGCCGTCGTTCTCGAAACGGCGCGTGCGCGGCTTCCCGATGTCGTGCAGCAGTGCCGCCAGGCGGAGGGTCAGGTCGGGGCCTTCCTCCTCCAGGGCCATCGCCTGTTCCAGAACGATCAGTGTGTGCTCGTAGACGTCCTTGTGCCGGTGGTGCTCATCGCTCTCCAGACGCAGGGCCGGCAACTCGGGCAGCACATGGTCGGCGAGCCCGGTGTCGACGAGCAAGGTCAGTCCCTTGCGGGGATGAGCGGACAGAACCAGCTTGTTCAGCTCGTCCCGTACCCTCTCGGCGGAGACGATCTCGATACGTCCGGCCATCTCCTGCACAGCCGCGACCACCTCGGGAGCCACCTCGAAATCGAGCTGAGCGGCAAAACGCGCGGCCCGCATCATCCGCAGCGGATCGTCCGAGAAGGACGCCTCGGGGGTGCCCGGCGTACGCAGCACGCCTGTCGCGAGATCGTCCAGACCGCCGTACGGATCGATGAACTCCTTCTCAGGCAGTCCGACGGCCATCGCGTTCACGGTGAAGTCACGGCGGACGAGGTCCTCCTCGATGGAGTCGCCGTACGCCACCTCGGGCTTGCGTGACATGCGGTCGTACGCCTCCGAGCGGTAGGTCGTCACCTCGATCTGAAAGCTTCGATCAGCGTCTCCGACACGGGCCTCCTTCTGGGCTCCGACAGTGCCGAAGGCGATGCCTACCTCCCAGACCGCGTCCGCCCATGGACGGATGATCTTCAGAACGTCCTGCGGGCGGGCGTCGGTGGTGAAGTCCAGGTCGTTCCCGAGCCGACCGAGCAGCGCATCCCGGACCGAGCCTCCAACCAGAGCAAGTGAGAACCCGGCCTCCTGGAAGCGGCGGGCGAGGTCGTCGGCGACCGGGGCGACTCGCAGCAGTTCGTTCACCGCTCGGTCCTGCACCTGGCTCAGGGCACTGGTTTGTTCGTTGGCATTCGGCACAACAGAAAAGGGTACGTGGCCCGGGCGACCAAAGCCTCCCCCATTGATCTGCCGCGCAGGCTCCCACAGTCCCCGCACAGGACCTGCGTCCACTCTCGGCAAGCGCTCCGCCGATACGGCCACATACAGGACAGCGCGATGGCCGACCCGATCTTGCAGACCGGTCCGCGGCACTCAGCCTCACGGGGCATCGTTACCATGCGTGGACGCACATCCGACGACCACTGACGACGATAGGGACGGGCGAGCGCGTGGCCGAGGCGGCAGACTTCCAGGGGATGAGTCCCTCACCTGCCCGCCGCTGGCTGCGGCGCACCGGCACCCTGTTCGCCGGAGTCCCCCTGCTGGCGGGTCTGCTTCAGATTCCCGCCATGGCGCCTGCGACCGCCGCCGCGGGGAGCACCGCACGGTCTGCCACCGACGTGGGCTCGGTCTCCGTCTCCGTGAACGCGCTCACGCCCAGCGTCCCCGGTGAGGACGACACCGTCACGGTGTCCGGCACGGTGACCAACAAGGGCAAGCAAGCGGTCACCGACGCCCACGTCGGTCTGCGGGTGGGCCCTCTACTGAACACGCGTTCCGGGATCGACAGCGTCGCCCGGAACAGCGACGACGTCCAGGGCGCCATCGGCCCGGAGAGCGACGACAAGTACGCCCAGAGGTACGCCGAGCTCACGCCCGGCGTCTCGCAACGCTTCAGCCTCTCCGTCCCGGTCGACGAGCTGGACCTCGGGGAGGACGGCGTCTACCAGGTGGCCGTGGTCCTCTCCGGACAGACCGCCGCGCGGCCCTGGGAACAGACCCTCGGTGTCCGGCGGACGCTCCTGCCATGGCAGCCCGACGAAGACGACACGAGGATGAGCACGACGTTTCTGTGGCCGCTGATCTCCACGGTCCACACGATGGCGGAGACAGGTTCCAACGAGCAGCAGACCCCGGTCCTCCGTGACGACGTCCTGGCCAAGGAGATCTCCCCGGGCGGCCGTCTGGACCGGATGGTGGCGCTGGGCAAGAACCTCGACGTCACCTGGGTGATCGATCCGGATCTGCTGGCATCCGTCGACGCCATGACCGAGAGCTACGAGGTCCAGGGCGAGGATGACACCACCACGCCCGGCGGCCATCAGGACACCGCCAAGCGGTGGCTCGCCGACGTACAGAGCGCGGTGAAGGGCAGAGAGGTCGTCGCGCTGCCCTTCGGCGACCCGGATCTGGCCTCCCTCGCCCACAACGGCACCTCGGTCACCGGCTCCCTGAGTCATCTCAAGGAGGCCACGGACGTCGTCGTCAACACGGTGGAGCCGATCCTCCACGTGAAACCGACCACGGACTTCGCCTGGCCCGTCAACGGCGCGGTGGACCCCCCCATCGTCAAGGTCGCCACCTCCGCCGGCGCCGACAAGGTGATCGCCCGCAGCGACAGCTTCCGGGAGACCGGGGACCTGTCGTACACGCCCTCGGCCGCCCGTCCCATCGGCGGCGGCACCACGGCGGTCGTAGCGGACTCCCGGCTGTCCACCGTGTTCCAGGGCGACATGACCGAGGCCTCCACGGCCACGCTCGCCGTCCAGCGGTTCCTGGCCCAGAGCCTGACGCTGGGCCTCCAGACCAGCCGTCAGCGCAACGTCGTCGTCGCTCCCCAGCGCACCCCCACGGCCAGCCAGGCCCAGACGATGGCCGAGGCCCTGAAGGCCGTCCAGGACGGGAACTGGTCCGAGCCCGAGGATCTCACCGCTGCGGCGAAGGCCGAGCCGGACCCTGCCGCCACCACCGAGGTGCCCGCGGCCTCCTCTTACCCCTCCTCGCTGCGCAAGCAGGAGCTGCCACGGTCCGCGTTCGAGCAGATCGCGAGGACGCAGGACAAGCTCGACAAGTTCAAGGTGATCCTCTCGGACCCGTCCCGGGTCGTGACCCCGTTCGGCCGGGCCCTGAACCGCGGGATGTCCGTCTCCTGGCGTGGCCGGATCGCCGAGGCGGCCACCTACCGCAGCGGCGTCGAGGTGTACCTCGACGGGCTCCTCGACCAGGTGAAGCTGATCGAAAAATCGGAGACGAAGCTCTCCGGCCGCAGCGCCACGATCCCCGTAACCGTCCAGAACAACCTGGTGCAGGGGGTAGAGAACCTGACGCTGCGGCTCACCTCGACCAACCCCACCCGCCTCGAGATCGGCGGGGACGCCTACGAGGAACAGCCGGTCGCCGTCTCCGGCGGGCACAGCCAGTCAGTGAAATTCACCACGTCCGCCAACGCCAACGGCCGCGCGACGGTGATCGCCCAGCTGTACACGCAGGACGGCGAGAAGTACGGCGAGCCGGTCACGTTCGACGTCAAGGTCACCGAGATCACCGCCACGGTGATGCTGGTCATCGGCGGCGGTGTGCTGCTGCTCGTCCTCGCCGGTTTCCGGATGTACACGCAGCGCAAGCGTGCCGCGGCCCGAGAGGCCCAGGAGATCCGGGAACAGAACCACGCCGAGGACGAGGGCGGCGACGACCCGCAAATCCCGGACACCACCGCGGAAGGTCCTGCCAAGAAGCCGGAGAACGGCCCGGAGACGAAGAAGCCGGAAGCCGGCTCCGGGACGGACGACCCAGAGCAGCCGAGTGACCCGGTACCGGACACCGAACCGGAAAACGCAGGCCCGTCCGGCACGGGTGAGAGAGTGGACCGTTGAGGATGTCGTGGCCGGTGGGCCCGGGACGATGAGGTGGGATAACCATGAACGCGCCGTACGACGGTGACCGCGGCCATGCCGCGGGCAACTCGGGCCGTCCCGAGTCGGGCCCCCAGGGGGGTCCGCCACCCGGTCACGACCAGGCGCCGCAGCCGCCCGCCGACATGTACCTCCGGGACGCCTACGACCAGGACCCCTACCGGGCACAGGACATCGCCGCCCAGGACCCGGTCTCCGAGGCCCTGTACGACCGCGCGGCACACCCCCCGCCCCCGACGGGCACATACCCCCCTCAGCAGCCGTTGTACGGGCAGCCGCCCCGGTCGCCGTACGCGCCCGACCCAAGGATCTGGGCACAGACCCCCGCTCCGGAGCCGGACGGTCCGACACAGCACCTCCCGTACGGGGACGACCCGCGCACGACGCAGTTCGTCGGCGTGGACGACCTGGTCGGTCAAGCCGGGGACCAGCGTCACGAGCCGGACGCCTTCGCCCATCTCTTCCGGGACCAGCAGCAGGGCAGCGGGCATGCCGGACCGTACGACGGGGGGCATCCCGAGCAACAGGACAGCGGGCACCCCGGCCACCAGCCGGTGGCCGACAGGCAGCCATACGAGTCCGCTTCCGTGCCCGGCCCGGCCTCTGCGGCCCCCGGTCACTACGCGGGCGCCACGCCCCCCTCGGTCGCCGAGGCTCCCGTGCCGGAACCGGCTCCCGCGGCCCCCTCGAAGAAGGGCGGCCGGGCCGGAGGGCTGCTGAAGTCCAGCGCCGTGATGGCGGCGGGCACGATGGTGTCCCGCCTCACAGGCTTCATCCGGTCCGCACTGATCGTCTCGGCTCTCGGTCTGGGCCTTCTCGGCGACTCGTTCCAGGTCGCGTACCAGTTGCCGACCATGATCTACATCCTCACCGTCGGCGGTGGCCTCAACTCCGTCTTCGTGCCGCAGCTCGTCCGTTCCATGAAGGACGACGCCGACGGTGGCGTCGCGTACGCCAACCGGTTGCTCACCCTCGTGATGGCGGCCCTGGCCGCACTGACCGCCGTCGCGTGGCTCGCCGCACCGCTTCTCGTAAGGGCGCTGTCGAACCCGGTCGCCTCCGACCCTTCGGCCAACGAGGTCGCCGTCACCTTCACCCGCTACTTCCTGCCCTCGATCTTCTTCATGGGCGTGCACGTGGTGATGGGGCAGATCCTGAACGCGCGCGGCCGGTTCGGCGCGATGATGTGGACCCCGGTCCTCAACAACATCGTCATCATCGTGACCCTCGGTACGTTCATCTACGTCTACGGCACCGCAGCCGACTCACGGATGTCCGTCACGAGCATCCCGCCGGAGGGCCAGCGTCTCCTCGGCATCGGTGTCCTGCTCGGCCTCGTCGTCCAGGCTCTGGCCATGATCCCGTACCTGCGCGAGACGGGATTCAGCATCCGTCTGCGCTTCGACTGGAAGGGCCACGGGCTTGGCAAGGCGGCGATGCTCGCCAAGTGGACCATCCTGTTCGTGCTCGCCAACCAGGCGGGCGCGCTGGTCGTGACCCAGCTGTCCACCGCTGCAGGTCTGGACTCCGACGTCCAAGGCACCGGTTTCGCCGCCTATGCCAACGCCCAGCTGATCTGGGGCCTGCCGCAGGCCATCATCACCGTCTCCCTGATGGCCGCCCTGCTGCCCCGTATCTCCCGCTCGGCGGCAGAGGACGACGGCGGCGCCGTCCGGGACGACATCTCCCAGGGCCTGCGCACCACGGCCGTCGCGATCGTGCCGATCGCCTTCGGCTTCATCGCGCTCGGCATCCCGATGTGCACCCTGATCTTCGGCTCCTCGGGCATCAGTGAAGCGACCAACATGGGATACATGCTGATGGCCTTCGGCCTCGGCCTGATTCCCTACTCCGTGCAGTACGTCGTCCTGCGTGCCTTCTACGCCTACGAGGACACCCGAACTCCCTTCTACAACACGGTCATCGTTGCCGCGGTCAACGCGGTCGCCTCGGCGGTCTGCTTCTTCGTTCTCCCGGCCCGTTGGGCGGTGGTCGGCATGGCCGCCTCGTACGGCGTGGCCTACGCGACCGGCGTCGGTATCGCCTGGCGGCGGCTGCGCACGAAGCTGGGCGGAGACCTGGACGGCGCTCGGGTCCTGCGGACGTACGCCCGGCTGTGCATCGCCTCGGTTCCGGCCGCGCTGCTCGCCGGCGCGATCTGCTACAGGATCGGACACACCCTCGGTCAGGGCGTCGTCGGTTCCTTCACCGCACTGGTGGCCGGTGGAGCCGTGCTGCTCGGTGTCTTCTTCGTCGCCGCGCGCCGGATGCGCATCGTGGAGGTCAACTCGCTGGTCGGTATGGTCCGCGGACGCCTGGGACGCTGAGGCCCGGGTAGGCGCACAACCATCGTCGGCCCTTGTGTGTCGTGCATACCGGCGGACTGTGGGCACAATTGGTTTCGGCGTCGGACGGCACGCACGGGCCGTCGCCCGACGCGTACATGGATGGGGAGGCAGGGAACGACGGTGGCGGAACGGAGCACAGCTGCCGTCGACGTGGCAGACAACAGCGACGACCAGTCGCTGACCGCGCAGGCGGACCAGTCCACGGCCGACGGGGTGGCCAAGAACCGGGAGCAGGACACGGACAGCGACGCGGCACAGGAGAACGCCGGGACCGACGGTCCCGGGAAGACACCGCCGCTCGAACTGCACAGCGGTCACAAGCTCGCCAGACGCTACCGCCTCGAAGAGTGCGTCACCCGTCTGGACGGGTTCAGCAGTTGGCGTGCCGTGGACGAGAAACTCCGCCGCGCCGTCGGCGTGCACATCCTGCCCGCGGATCACTCGCGCGCCCGCTCCGTCCTGGCCGCGGCCCGTTCCTCCGCCCTGCTGGGCGACCCGCGCTTCGTCCAGGTCCTGGACGCCGTGGAGGAGGACGACGTCGTCTACGTCGTCCACGAGTGGCTTCCCGACGCCACCGAGTTGACCGCCCTCCTGGCGGCCGGACCGCTGGAGGCCTACGACGCCTACCAGATGGTCAGTCAGATCTCCTCCGCCATGGCCGCGGCGCACCGTGAGGGGCTCGCCCATCTGCGTCTGAACCCCAACGCCGTACTGCGCACTTCGACCGGTCAGTGGCGCATCCGCGGCCTCACCGTGAACGCGGCGCTGCGCGGTGTCAGCTCCGACGCCCCGCAGCGCACCGACACCGAGTCCATCGGTGCCCTCCTCTACGCCGCTCTCACCCAACGCTGGCCGTACGAGAGCGACGCCTACGGCATGTCCGGTCTGCCGAAGGACATCGGTCTGATCCCACCGGACCAGGTGCGGGCCGGCGTCCACCGCGGCCTGTCCGAGCTTGCGATGCGGGCGCTCGTCAACGACGGGGCCACCGCCTCGCGTCACGAGTCGCCGTGCACCACCCCGGAGGAACTGGTGAAGGCGATCGGCGAGATGCCCCGCATCCGCCCGCCGGAGCCCGCGTTCACCACTCCGCCCGAGTACCAGCGCACGACCTACCAGCAGGGCACGTACGGCCGCCCCGCGCCGCATCCCGGCGCCACCCAGCCTGTGCAGGCTCCGCCTCCCCCACTGCAGAGCCGCACGGGCAAGGCACTGAAGTGGGCCGTCTCGGCCCTGCTGATCGCCGCGCTCGGCCTGGGCAGCTGGCAGCTGGCGGACGCCCTCATGGAACAGGGCGGCAAGGCGGACGACACGAACAAGACCCACACGACGGACGAGGACGACAAGAGCAGCAGCACACCCGAGCCGGCTCGACCCATAACCATCACGAGTGCTGACGACTTCGACCCCATGGGTGACGGTTCCGAGAAGCCGGCCGATGTGGCGAAGGTCTATGACGACGCTCCCGGTACGTACTGGCAGACCGACTTCTACCTGAGTTCGGACTTCGGCCGCCTCAAGCCCGGGGTTGGTGTCGTCCTGGACCTCGGCAAGGTCCAGGAAGTCGGCGAAGTCACCGTTTCCTTCGTAGGGGACACCTCGGTCGAGCTGCGTGCGGCTTCCAGCAACGCAGGAGGGCAACCGGCGTCCTTGGACGGATTTGCCAAGGTCGCCCAAGGGTCTGGCAACAGTGTCGCCCTCAAGCCCGAAGAAGCACTCAAGTCCCGGTACTTGCTGGTCTGGCTGACTGAGCTGCCGGTACAGGCGGACGACGGGAAATGGCGCGGCAGGGTCGTGGACGTCAAGGTGAGCAGCTGAACTCGGTGGACCGCGCGGTCTGCGGTTACTGGGACCTGCGGACCGCCATTATTCGAATTCCTTCGGCGAGCAGCTTTCGAGTCGCCATCGGCTTCGGTCCGGTCGTCGTTTAACTGACACATCTCCCACTTCTCACACACAAACGACCGACGGGCGAGAAACCGCCGCCCGCCGCAGATATCGCCAACTCGGCGCCAAGCCCCACAGTTGCGATCGATCCGCCACCAGTGAAGCAGAAGGAAGCGCCGTTGTAGGCGGATTCCAGTTGCTTCACGTCATTGAACGTCCCGGCGCCACACCAGCGAAGGAAGCCACAGGCGCCACTTTGATCACTACTGAAGAAAACCGCAGCATTGACGTCGCCTGCCGGGCAAGCGAGAAGCGAGGCGGAGACTGCAATAAAGCACCAGGAAGCGACCGTCACTCGGGCAGTTGCGGTACGCGGTTGCCGAATCAGCAGACGGCAACGGAAAACACTGCGGAGACGGTCACGACCGCAGCGATGACACGGCGTTCCATTCCCCCTCATCACGATAAGATCCGCACACGCAAAAAGTCGGAGATTGCAAAAGAATCGACCAGCGGAATATGAATATCCGCATTCGATCTTGATTTGCAAGAAATGCAAGAGTTCTCGCTCACCGGCCACGGCGTGCCTTTGTCGGCACTTTTAGGTGGATCTGCTCTCCATGCGTAATTGGTGCAGTGTGGGGTGAATCCCTCCCCGCCCCGTTACATCCCGACCCACTGTGTGCCATTCTGTCGGTCAGGATTACGAGTTGGGCAGCAGCGCCATGGCTGCCTCCCCAAGGACGCGGGGAATCTGTGTGGACAATGAGTCGCGCCGAGCTGATCGCTCAGACGCCGAACTCCTGGCATCCCATATCTCGGGGGACAAGGACGCCTTCGGTGAGCTCGTCCGTCGTCACCGTGACCGCCTGTGGGCGGTAGCCCTGCGGACACTGGGGGACCGTGAGGAAGCCGCTGATGCGGTTCAGGACGCCCTTGTCTCCGCCTACCGGGCCGCCCACACCTTCCGGGGCCAGTCGGCCGTCACGACGTGGCTGCACCGAATCACGGTGAACGCCTGCCTGGATCGTGCGCGCAAGGCTGCGTCCCGGAAGACCTCCCCCGTCGACGATACCGAGCGCCTGGAGCAGCTGCTGGAGCCACACGAGTCCGCTTCGGCTCCCGCGGAACGGAACGATCTGCACCGCCAGCTCATCGAAGCGATGGGAACACTCCCGCCCGATCAGCGGGCGGCACTCGTCCTTGTGGACATGCAGGGATACCCGGTGGCCGAGGCCGCCCGCATCCTTGACGTACCCGCCGGGACGGTGAAGAGCCGCTGCGCCCGGGGCAGAGCCAGACTCCTGCCACTTCTGCATCATCTACGACCGGACGGCAGCGGTGACGGCGGGAAGCGTGGCAAGGAGCGGAACCGGACGCGGGGAGCATCCGTCCCACCCGCAGCGGAACCGCGTCGAGCGGATCCGCCGGATACAGGACCGAGTGACTCAGCGGCAGTGAAGGG comes from the Streptomyces sp. KMM 9044 genome and includes:
- a CDS encoding CCA tRNA nucleotidyltransferase, whose amino-acid sequence is MPNANEQTSALSQVQDRAVNELLRVAPVADDLARRFQEAGFSLALVGGSVRDALLGRLGNDLDFTTDARPQDVLKIIRPWADAVWEVGIAFGTVGAQKEARVGDADRSFQIEVTTYRSEAYDRMSRKPEVAYGDSIEEDLVRRDFTVNAMAVGLPEKEFIDPYGGLDDLATGVLRTPGTPEASFSDDPLRMMRAARFAAQLDFEVAPEVVAAVQEMAGRIEIVSAERVRDELNKLVLSAHPRKGLTLLVDTGLADHVLPELPALRLESDEHHRHKDVYEHTLIVLEQAMALEEEGPDLTLRLAALLHDIGKPRTRRFENDGRVSFHHHEVVGAKMTKKRLTTLKYSNELVRDISRLVELHLRFHGYGMGEWTDSAVRRYVRDAGPLLSRLHKLTRSDCTTRNRRRAAALSRAYDGLEERIARLQEQEELDAIRPDLDGNQIMKVLGVGPGPAVGQAYKHLLELRLENGPMECDAAVAALKEWWAGQQQG
- a CDS encoding DUF6049 family protein, with the translated sequence MAEAADFQGMSPSPARRWLRRTGTLFAGVPLLAGLLQIPAMAPATAAAGSTARSATDVGSVSVSVNALTPSVPGEDDTVTVSGTVTNKGKQAVTDAHVGLRVGPLLNTRSGIDSVARNSDDVQGAIGPESDDKYAQRYAELTPGVSQRFSLSVPVDELDLGEDGVYQVAVVLSGQTAARPWEQTLGVRRTLLPWQPDEDDTRMSTTFLWPLISTVHTMAETGSNEQQTPVLRDDVLAKEISPGGRLDRMVALGKNLDVTWVIDPDLLASVDAMTESYEVQGEDDTTTPGGHQDTAKRWLADVQSAVKGREVVALPFGDPDLASLAHNGTSVTGSLSHLKEATDVVVNTVEPILHVKPTTDFAWPVNGAVDPPIVKVATSAGADKVIARSDSFRETGDLSYTPSAARPIGGGTTAVVADSRLSTVFQGDMTEASTATLAVQRFLAQSLTLGLQTSRQRNVVVAPQRTPTASQAQTMAEALKAVQDGNWSEPEDLTAAAKAEPDPAATTEVPAASSYPSSLRKQELPRSAFEQIARTQDKLDKFKVILSDPSRVVTPFGRALNRGMSVSWRGRIAEAATYRSGVEVYLDGLLDQVKLIEKSETKLSGRSATIPVTVQNNLVQGVENLTLRLTSTNPTRLEIGGDAYEEQPVAVSGGHSQSVKFTTSANANGRATVIAQLYTQDGEKYGEPVTFDVKVTEITATVMLVIGGGVLLLVLAGFRMYTQRKRAAAREAQEIREQNHAEDEGGDDPQIPDTTAEGPAKKPENGPETKKPEAGSGTDDPEQPSDPVPDTEPENAGPSGTGERVDR
- the murJ gene encoding murein biosynthesis integral membrane protein MurJ; this translates as MNAPYDGDRGHAAGNSGRPESGPQGGPPPGHDQAPQPPADMYLRDAYDQDPYRAQDIAAQDPVSEALYDRAAHPPPPTGTYPPQQPLYGQPPRSPYAPDPRIWAQTPAPEPDGPTQHLPYGDDPRTTQFVGVDDLVGQAGDQRHEPDAFAHLFRDQQQGSGHAGPYDGGHPEQQDSGHPGHQPVADRQPYESASVPGPASAAPGHYAGATPPSVAEAPVPEPAPAAPSKKGGRAGGLLKSSAVMAAGTMVSRLTGFIRSALIVSALGLGLLGDSFQVAYQLPTMIYILTVGGGLNSVFVPQLVRSMKDDADGGVAYANRLLTLVMAALAALTAVAWLAAPLLVRALSNPVASDPSANEVAVTFTRYFLPSIFFMGVHVVMGQILNARGRFGAMMWTPVLNNIVIIVTLGTFIYVYGTAADSRMSVTSIPPEGQRLLGIGVLLGLVVQALAMIPYLRETGFSIRLRFDWKGHGLGKAAMLAKWTILFVLANQAGALVVTQLSTAAGLDSDVQGTGFAAYANAQLIWGLPQAIITVSLMAALLPRISRSAAEDDGGAVRDDISQGLRTTAVAIVPIAFGFIALGIPMCTLIFGSSGISEATNMGYMLMAFGLGLIPYSVQYVVLRAFYAYEDTRTPFYNTVIVAAVNAVASAVCFFVLPARWAVVGMAASYGVAYATGVGIAWRRLRTKLGGDLDGARVLRTYARLCIASVPAALLAGAICYRIGHTLGQGVVGSFTALVAGGAVLLGVFFVAARRMRIVEVNSLVGMVRGRLGR
- a CDS encoding serine/threonine protein kinase gives rise to the protein MAERSTAAVDVADNSDDQSLTAQADQSTADGVAKNREQDTDSDAAQENAGTDGPGKTPPLELHSGHKLARRYRLEECVTRLDGFSSWRAVDEKLRRAVGVHILPADHSRARSVLAAARSSALLGDPRFVQVLDAVEEDDVVYVVHEWLPDATELTALLAAGPLEAYDAYQMVSQISSAMAAAHREGLAHLRLNPNAVLRTSTGQWRIRGLTVNAALRGVSSDAPQRTDTESIGALLYAALTQRWPYESDAYGMSGLPKDIGLIPPDQVRAGVHRGLSELAMRALVNDGATASRHESPCTTPEELVKAIGEMPRIRPPEPAFTTPPEYQRTTYQQGTYGRPAPHPGATQPVQAPPPPLQSRTGKALKWAVSALLIAALGLGSWQLADALMEQGGKADDTNKTHTTDEDDKSSSTPEPARPITITSADDFDPMGDGSEKPADVAKVYDDAPGTYWQTDFYLSSDFGRLKPGVGVVLDLGKVQEVGEVTVSFVGDTSVELRAASSNAGGQPASLDGFAKVAQGSGNSVALKPEEALKSRYLLVWLTELPVQADDGKWRGRVVDVKVSS
- the sigM gene encoding RNA polymerase sigma factor SigM; translation: MDNESRRADRSDAELLASHISGDKDAFGELVRRHRDRLWAVALRTLGDREEAADAVQDALVSAYRAAHTFRGQSAVTTWLHRITVNACLDRARKAASRKTSPVDDTERLEQLLEPHESASAPAERNDLHRQLIEAMGTLPPDQRAALVLVDMQGYPVAEAARILDVPAGTVKSRCARGRARLLPLLHHLRPDGSGDGGKRGKERNRTRGASVPPAAEPRRADPPDTGPSDSAAVKGGGGRA